The Pseudomonas viciae genomic interval GCACATCGAAGGCGATGACTTCCAGGTCCGGGTCCAGAGCCTCGATGAACGGGAATACCAGTTCCAGGTTGGCGCCGATGCCATTGAAAATCAGCAGGGGCGTCAAGTGAGGCTTGCCGGGACGTACCGCGGTGCGCAAGGTCTGGCCATCCAGATCGACGGTACGGAAAATGTACGGTTGCGGCATGCTTCAAGCCCTGTGGGTCATGTCTCGGTTTACCTGTGTTCGATCTGTCAGACCGAGTCGCTGCCTTCGCGAGCAAGCCCGCTCCCACATGGGGTTCGGTGTGAACATGAGTTTCAGGTTCGCGGTCGATCCAAATGTGGGAGCGGGCTTGCTCGCGAAGACGGCCCTGCATTCAACATCAATGTCGGCTGCCGGAATGCTTTCGTGAGCAAACCCACCCCTATACCAAACAACTTGCATCCGTTACCGCTCATGCACATAAGTGCCGGGCGCCGCTTCACCGGCCGGATAAGCCTTGTTGCCCAACACGGTGGGGGCTTTCTTCAGTTTGCCCGAGCGCTCGGCCTGCCAGGCCTGCCAGTGCAGCCACCAGGAGTCAGTGTGCTTGGTGGAGTTCTCCTGCCAATCCTCGGCCTTGGCTGGCATGTCTTCGCTGGTCATGTAGCGTGACTTGGGATTGCCCGGCGGGTTGAGGATGCTCTGGATATGACCGCTGCTCGACAGCACGAATTCCACTTTTCCACCAAACAGCTGCGCCGACTTATAGCAGGACTTCCACGGTGTGATGTGGTCGTTGGTGCCCGCCAGGGAAAAGATGTCGGCAGTGACCTGCTTGAGGTCGATCGGCGTGCCGCACACTTCCAGTGCATTGGGTCGGATCAACGGGTTGTTTTTGAACATCTCGATGAGGTCGCCGTGGAACGCTGCCGGCAGCCGCGTGGTGTCGTTGTTCCAGAACAGGATGTCGAATACCGGCGGCTCGTTGCCCAGCAGGTAGTTATTGACCCAGTAGTTCCAGATCAGGTCGTTGGGGCGCATCCAGGCGAAAACCTTGGCCATGTCGCGGCCCTCGAGCACGCCGGCCTGGTAAGAGTGACGCTTGGCCGCTTCCAGGGTCTGTTCGTCGACGAACAGCGCAACGTCGGTGTCCAGGGTGGTGTCGAGCACGCTGACCAGCAGGGTCAGGGCGTTGACCTTCTTTTCGCCGAGGGCGGCGTAGTGACCCAGCAACGCGGTGCAGGTGATACCGCCCGAGCAGGCGCCCAGCATGTTCACGTCCTTGCTGCCGGTGATGGCCGTGACCACGTCCACCGCTTCCTTGAGCGCCTCGATGTAGGTCGACAGGCCCCACTCACGCTGTTCCTTGGTGGGGTTGCGCCAGCTGACGATGAAGGTCTGTACGTTGCTGCGCAGGCAGAACCGCGCCAGGCTCTTGTCCGGGCTGAGGTCGAAGACGTAGAACTTGTTGATCTGCGGCGGTACCACCAGCAGCGGGCGCTCGTGGACCTGCTCGGTGATGGGGCGGTACTGGATCAGTTCCAGCACATCGTTGCGAAACACCACGGCGCCTTCGGTCACGCCCAGGCTCTTGCCGACTTCGAATGCGCCCATGTCGACCTGGCTCGGCATGCCGCCGTTGTGCACCAGGTCCTTGGCCAAGTGGGACAGACCGTCCAGCAGGCTCTTGCCACCGGTTTCGAAGAAACGCTTGACCGCCGCCGGGTTGGCTGCCGAGTTGGTCGGGGCCATGGCTTCGGTCATCAGGTTGATCACGAAATGCCCGCGGCTGATGTCCGCCGGCGAGAGGTTGCTGTCGTCGATCCAGGCGTGCAGCTCCTTGCGCCACGCCAGGTAGGTTTGCAGATAACGTTTGTAGAGCGGGTTCTGGCTCCACGCCGGGTCGGCGAAACGACGGTCATCGCTCGAGGGTTGCAGTGCGGATTTGCCGAACAGGACGTTCTTGAGTTCTACG includes:
- the phaC gene encoding class II poly(R)-hydroxyalkanoic acid synthase, with amino-acid sequence MSNKNNDDLKYQASENTLGLNPVVGLRRKDLLASARMVLTQAIKQPLHSVKHVAHFGVELKNVLFGKSALQPSSDDRRFADPAWSQNPLYKRYLQTYLAWRKELHAWIDDSNLSPADISRGHFVINLMTEAMAPTNSAANPAAVKRFFETGGKSLLDGLSHLAKDLVHNGGMPSQVDMGAFEVGKSLGVTEGAVVFRNDVLELIQYRPITEQVHERPLLVVPPQINKFYVFDLSPDKSLARFCLRSNVQTFIVSWRNPTKEQREWGLSTYIEALKEAVDVVTAITGSKDVNMLGACSGGITCTALLGHYAALGEKKVNALTLLVSVLDTTLDTDVALFVDEQTLEAAKRHSYQAGVLEGRDMAKVFAWMRPNDLIWNYWVNNYLLGNEPPVFDILFWNNDTTRLPAAFHGDLIEMFKNNPLIRPNALEVCGTPIDLKQVTADIFSLAGTNDHITPWKSCYKSAQLFGGKVEFVLSSSGHIQSILNPPGNPKSRYMTSEDMPAKAEDWQENSTKHTDSWWLHWQAWQAERSGKLKKAPTVLGNKAYPAGEAAPGTYVHER